A stretch of Stenotrophomonas indicatrix DNA encodes these proteins:
- a CDS encoding CpaF family protein → MEDKVTPFPHVVARSTVPEHAPGSLPFAQTEQYQKVLSAAHEHLLNSIEDERIDIDSWAPDTIARWVEVQTVSFIQEWRIPINEEEMQVVAEGLVKELTGFGPLDDLLHDPTIEDILINGFKDVHVSQGGQLKRAPQRFTDDTHLLRILRRIIAPLGRRLDDSNPMVDARLPNGGRLNAIISPLAVDGPMVSIRKFRKDPFTPDELLAKGTFDAPMQALLKAMVLGRCNILVSGGTSSGKTSLLNALASYVPANERVITVEDTAELSLNHPHVVRLESRIGGAEGQGAVSIRDLVRNSLRMRPDRIVVGEVRGAEVLEMLQAMNTGHDGSMATIHANSPRDCLYRIEMLAGFAGFQGSEDSLRRQIASAIDFIVQISRLGSGRRVLVSITEITGVSDNLITTQEMFRHEVQIDGSGKEIDRWIGLGFQPHSHKLEPFRQLLRESLYGDF, encoded by the coding sequence ATGGAAGACAAAGTGACCCCGTTCCCGCACGTTGTCGCCCGCAGCACGGTGCCGGAGCATGCACCGGGCAGCCTGCCGTTCGCACAGACCGAGCAGTACCAGAAGGTGCTGTCGGCCGCGCACGAGCATCTGCTCAACAGCATCGAAGACGAGCGCATCGACATCGATTCCTGGGCCCCCGACACCATCGCCCGCTGGGTGGAAGTGCAGACGGTCAGTTTCATCCAGGAATGGCGCATCCCCATCAACGAAGAAGAAATGCAGGTGGTGGCCGAAGGCCTGGTCAAGGAGCTGACCGGGTTCGGCCCGCTCGATGACCTGCTGCATGACCCCACCATCGAAGACATCCTGATCAATGGCTTCAAGGATGTGCATGTCTCCCAGGGTGGGCAGCTCAAACGCGCACCTCAGCGCTTCACCGATGACACCCACCTGCTACGCATCCTGCGCCGCATCATCGCCCCACTCGGCCGCCGCCTGGATGATTCCAATCCGATGGTCGATGCACGCCTGCCCAATGGTGGCCGCCTCAACGCGATCATCTCGCCACTGGCGGTGGATGGGCCGATGGTGTCCATCCGCAAGTTCCGCAAGGATCCGTTCACCCCCGACGAACTGCTGGCCAAGGGCACCTTCGATGCGCCGATGCAGGCGCTGCTGAAGGCGATGGTGCTGGGCCGCTGCAACATCCTGGTGTCAGGTGGCACCAGCTCGGGCAAGACCTCGCTGCTCAATGCGCTGGCCAGCTATGTGCCGGCCAACGAACGCGTCATCACCGTGGAAGACACCGCCGAGCTCTCGCTCAACCACCCGCATGTGGTGCGGCTGGAGAGCCGCATCGGTGGCGCCGAAGGCCAGGGCGCGGTCAGCATCCGCGACCTGGTGCGCAACAGCCTGCGCATGCGCCCGGACCGCATTGTGGTCGGCGAAGTGCGTGGCGCCGAGGTGCTGGAGATGCTGCAGGCGATGAACACCGGCCATGACGGATCGATGGCCACCATCCACGCCAATTCACCGCGCGACTGCCTGTACCGCATCGAGATGCTGGCCGGCTTCGCCGGTTTCCAGGGCAGCGAAGACAGCCTGCGCCGGCAGATCGCCAGTGCCATCGACTTCATCGTGCAGATCTCGCGCCTGGGCAGCGGCCGCCGGGTGCTGGTGTCCATCACTGAAATCACCGGCGTCAGCGACAACCTGATCACCACCCAGGAGATGTTCCGCCACGAAGTGCAGATCGATGGCAGCGGCAAGGAAATCGACCGTTGGATCGGCCTCGGCTTCCAGCCACATTCGCACAAGCTGGAGCCGTTCCGGCAGTTGCTGCGCGAATCCCTGTACGGAGACTTCTGA
- a CDS encoding DUF2968 domain-containing protein produces MRETSGGTVFARYRRGAALLAVAMMVVAPSALAARGDRTATVEPAKAAPVVRNTVDELKQLMDAQQLTELRTTYNGNYGASLLFNANTLTYYVALFQEKNFWRVIKTDAVDNAERVYRTFAQQSEQLAQVYIDTTRLEAGKRYTERLVAYNEERLRTLQQEMEQQQAQSAQVSAALQQAQQQAVSLSTDVQSTNSQLDALQRRIQILQAEQGNPELSLPKPDAATAPAAASDGR; encoded by the coding sequence ATGCGAGAAACTTCAGGGGGCACCGTCTTCGCCCGGTATCGGCGCGGCGCAGCACTGCTGGCCGTGGCCATGATGGTGGTGGCGCCGTCGGCGCTGGCCGCACGTGGCGATCGCACTGCCACGGTGGAGCCGGCCAAGGCCGCACCGGTGGTACGCAACACCGTCGACGAACTCAAGCAGTTGATGGATGCGCAGCAGCTCACCGAGCTGCGTACCACCTACAACGGCAACTACGGCGCCAGCCTGCTGTTCAACGCCAATACCCTGACCTACTACGTGGCCCTGTTCCAGGAGAAGAACTTCTGGCGGGTGATCAAGACCGATGCCGTCGACAACGCCGAGCGTGTCTACCGCACCTTCGCGCAGCAGTCCGAACAGCTGGCGCAGGTCTACATCGACACCACCCGGCTGGAAGCCGGCAAGCGCTACACCGAGCGCCTGGTGGCCTACAACGAAGAGCGCCTGCGCACCCTGCAGCAGGAAATGGAACAGCAGCAGGCGCAGTCGGCGCAGGTGAGCGCAGCGCTGCAGCAGGCACAGCAGCAGGCGGTCAGCCTGAGCACCGACGTGCAGAGCACCAACAGCCAGCTCGATGCGCTGCAGCGACGGATCCAGATCCTGCAGGCCGAACAGGGCAACCCGGAGCTGAGCCTGCCCAAGCCAGATGCGGCGACGGCACCGGCGGCCGCCAGCGACGGCCGCTGA
- a CDS encoding DUF3613 domain-containing protein — protein sequence MTSTPLIRCMLPVLAGLSFAAVVQAQTPQQPLTGQMLGGAAPAPAAAPLHSEPLATVDVSPPPAAAPIAAPAAAETRPDFGGTQLQPNTSQIGDTTRSLFRLQASGEVAGARLPILGDQATSSYARYLKSFQYDIPQFFETDVAKSAGSSRSGR from the coding sequence ATGACCTCGACGCCGCTGATCCGCTGCATGCTGCCGGTGCTTGCCGGCTTGTCTTTCGCTGCGGTTGTGCAGGCGCAGACGCCGCAGCAACCGTTGACCGGGCAGATGCTGGGTGGTGCCGCGCCCGCACCGGCAGCCGCTCCCCTGCACAGCGAGCCGTTGGCTACCGTGGACGTATCGCCGCCACCAGCCGCAGCGCCCATCGCAGCCCCCGCAGCCGCTGAAACCAGGCCTGATTTCGGCGGCACGCAGTTACAGCCCAACACCTCGCAGATCGGTGACACCACTCGCAGCCTGTTCCGCCTGCAAGCGTCCGGCGAGGTGGCCGGTGCCCGCCTGCCGATCCTCGGCGACCAGGCCACATCCAGCTACGCGCGTTACCTGAAGAGCTTCCAGTACGACATTCCGCAATTCTTCGAAACCGACGTCGCCAAGTCCGCAGGATCCTCCCGATCCGGACGCTGA
- a CDS encoding MFS transporter: MVNASASQHSPQVDGAWSPLKIRMFRSIWLAILASNIGTWVNDVAAAWVMAERTGSALMVALVQSATTVPIVLLALAAGTLADIVDRRKYLLFTQGWMLLVAAATAVLTALDLLTPQLLVLLTFCMGCGAAMAMPAQAAIVSELVPQPMLASAVALNSIGINIARSIGPAIGGVIVAQLGAVWAFGFNAITFAAMLFVVWGWKRDPKASSLPPEGFGAGLKAGLRYASRAGRLQAVLIKSAGFFFFAAAMNAMLPVVVRGQMQGGAGQYGVLLGCIGIGAVGGALLLPKLRARLDRDLLVLLATLSLAASLAGLALTRSWYVLPLVMLVNGFAWITVLSSLQIAAQTAVPAWVRARALALYIMVFSAGMAAGGLSWGALAQRTSPELALLVAAAGAVIGGLLVWRVRIAGAEDLNLSPAGHWPAPELSVPVSNDRGPVLVTIEYRIDAADRAAFQAQMRTLGTIRRRDGAVVWGVVEDVATPGIHLEYFVAASWLEHLRQHERITADDKAIQEALRALHRGERAPVVRHFVGGHDPLPAAAPHHHSDI; this comes from the coding sequence ATGGTGAACGCATCGGCGTCACAACACTCCCCGCAGGTCGATGGCGCGTGGTCGCCGTTGAAGATCCGCATGTTCCGCTCGATCTGGCTGGCGATCCTGGCCAGCAACATCGGCACCTGGGTCAACGACGTGGCTGCGGCCTGGGTGATGGCCGAACGCACCGGTTCGGCGCTGATGGTCGCGCTGGTGCAGTCGGCCACCACCGTGCCGATCGTGCTGTTGGCGCTGGCGGCCGGGACCCTGGCCGACATCGTCGACCGCCGCAAGTACCTGCTGTTCACCCAGGGCTGGATGCTGCTGGTGGCGGCAGCGACCGCCGTGCTCACGGCATTGGACCTGCTGACGCCGCAGCTGCTGGTGCTGCTGACCTTCTGCATGGGCTGCGGTGCGGCGATGGCCATGCCGGCACAGGCCGCGATCGTCTCCGAGCTGGTTCCGCAGCCGATGCTGGCCTCGGCCGTGGCACTCAACTCCATCGGCATCAACATCGCCCGCTCCATCGGGCCGGCCATCGGCGGGGTGATCGTGGCCCAGCTGGGTGCGGTGTGGGCCTTCGGGTTCAACGCCATCACCTTTGCCGCCATGCTGTTCGTGGTGTGGGGCTGGAAGCGTGATCCGAAGGCGTCCAGCCTGCCGCCCGAAGGGTTCGGCGCTGGCCTCAAGGCGGGCCTGCGCTATGCGAGCCGTGCCGGTCGCCTGCAGGCGGTACTGATCAAATCGGCCGGCTTCTTCTTCTTCGCCGCGGCGATGAACGCGATGCTGCCGGTGGTGGTGCGCGGGCAGATGCAGGGCGGAGCGGGGCAGTACGGCGTGCTGCTGGGTTGCATCGGTATCGGTGCGGTGGGCGGTGCATTGCTGCTGCCGAAGCTGCGGGCCAGGCTTGACCGCGACCTGCTGGTGCTGCTGGCCACCTTGTCGCTGGCAGCAAGCCTGGCCGGCCTGGCGCTGACCCGCAGCTGGTACGTGTTGCCGCTGGTGATGCTGGTCAATGGCTTTGCCTGGATCACCGTACTGTCTTCGTTGCAGATCGCAGCACAGACGGCGGTGCCGGCCTGGGTGAGGGCGCGTGCGCTTGCCCTGTACATCATGGTGTTCTCGGCCGGCATGGCGGCCGGTGGCCTGAGCTGGGGCGCACTGGCGCAGCGCACATCGCCCGAGCTGGCACTGCTGGTGGCTGCTGCAGGTGCGGTCATCGGCGGCCTGCTGGTGTGGCGGGTACGCATTGCAGGCGCCGAAGATCTGAATCTGAGCCCGGCCGGGCACTGGCCCGCACCGGAACTGTCGGTGCCGGTGTCGAATGATCGGGGGCCGGTGCTGGTGACCATCGAATATCGCATCGATGCCGCCGACCGTGCCGCGTTCCAGGCGCAGATGCGCACGCTGGGAACGATCCGTCGGCGCGATGGCGCCGTGGTCTGGGGCGTGGTCGAAGATGTGGCAACCCCGGGCATTCATCTGGAGTATTTCGTCGCAGCGTCGTGGCTGGAGCACCTGCGCCAGCATGAACGCATCACCGCCGACGACAAGGCGATCCAGGAGGCGCTGCGCGCGCTGCATCGCGGCGAGCGCGCGCCGGTGGTGCGTCACTTCGTTGGCGGCCATGATCCATTGCCGGCGGCGGCGCCGCATCACCACAGCGATATCTGA
- a CDS encoding TadG family pilus assembly protein → MNRARHISFSRPRGGMSVTMMLVMIALLAMLGLIEIGFLFWAKRDAQKVVDLAALAGAQRLDLCRPDNADNSAARQNALAQNTFPGQVQIQCGNWNATRGTADHFSPSVDAGNPRNAVRVIAERGVLPFFGQNSGLPTLRVQAVAKRSEPTAVFAVGSQLLRTNGNSPLMATLRLVGLDVTNATILSYDGLAQATVTPSGLLAALGIPVTADLSVADFNRLLSVNRISLAQLVNATATVVGRETAVGVQLQALSNLVGTRLDINQLNILLGSQNGGGGLFAQVISPDGTIGSALESRVNVLDLVTAAISIANDGNGVQVQGLNLLGIDVKAGVVEPPSIAIGGVGARAYNAQVRLMVDVDSDRLFAIGPLLNLLGTRLHLPLHVDVANAMGTLTSIQCGASPPTATIQVDSSVLRACVGKVNAADRFSKSNVCDATLQNEQLLRLLGQPLINDKVTLPALTSTQSLTLAAGQTGSTRINPLAVGTAVSDLVNELLRVLSGMLSSPKQGMSANDTAKALADRYLQAAFPSGGRYNVDQVIPLLRDGDPSRNLAPLGNWTVTKGVPKPCLIGLSTCWEDGSVWAGYRATVTGQGLGLLDGLLGSLVGGLLINRCDSLLGNLIDYNGCVRTNLASYIQTAPAGFLDGQNGGGVTTPGNNVTCSGLLCALLNPVLAALKPVLNSVGTLLTNTLASLLGLELGRTDVSMQSIQCSSAQLVF, encoded by the coding sequence ATGAACCGAGCACGCCACATCAGCTTCAGTCGCCCGCGCGGCGGTATGTCGGTCACCATGATGCTGGTGATGATCGCGCTGCTGGCCATGCTCGGCCTGATCGAGATCGGCTTCCTGTTCTGGGCCAAGCGCGATGCGCAGAAGGTGGTCGATCTGGCTGCGCTGGCAGGCGCACAACGGCTGGACCTGTGCCGGCCCGACAACGCCGACAACAGCGCGGCCCGGCAGAACGCGCTCGCACAGAACACCTTCCCTGGGCAGGTGCAGATCCAGTGTGGCAACTGGAATGCCACCCGCGGAACGGCTGACCACTTCAGCCCAAGCGTGGACGCAGGCAATCCACGCAACGCGGTGCGGGTCATTGCCGAACGCGGCGTGCTGCCGTTCTTCGGCCAGAACAGCGGGCTGCCCACGTTGCGCGTGCAGGCGGTGGCCAAGCGTTCGGAACCCACCGCCGTGTTTGCAGTGGGTTCGCAGCTGCTGCGCACCAATGGCAACTCCCCCTTGATGGCGACCCTTCGGCTGGTCGGCCTGGACGTCACCAACGCAACAATTCTGTCCTACGACGGCCTGGCACAGGCCACCGTCACCCCGTCGGGGCTGCTGGCGGCACTGGGCATCCCGGTCACCGCCGACCTCAGCGTGGCCGACTTCAACCGGCTGCTGTCGGTCAACCGCATATCACTGGCACAGCTGGTCAATGCCACTGCCACGGTGGTGGGCCGCGAGACCGCCGTCGGCGTACAGCTGCAGGCGCTGTCCAACCTGGTCGGCACGCGGCTGGACATCAACCAGCTGAACATTCTGCTGGGCAGCCAGAACGGCGGCGGCGGCCTGTTCGCGCAGGTGATCTCACCGGACGGCACCATCGGCAGCGCACTGGAATCGAGGGTCAACGTGCTGGATCTTGTCACCGCCGCGATCTCCATCGCCAACGATGGCAATGGTGTGCAGGTGCAGGGCTTGAACCTGCTGGGCATCGACGTCAAGGCCGGCGTGGTGGAGCCGCCGTCGATCGCCATCGGCGGTGTGGGCGCACGCGCGTACAACGCGCAGGTGCGGCTGATGGTGGACGTCGACAGCGACCGCCTGTTCGCGATCGGCCCGCTGCTGAACCTGCTCGGCACCCGCCTGCATCTGCCACTGCACGTGGATGTGGCCAATGCGATGGGGACGCTGACCAGCATCCAGTGCGGTGCGTCACCACCCACGGCCACCATCCAGGTCGATTCCTCGGTGCTGCGCGCCTGCGTCGGCAAGGTCAACGCAGCCGATCGCTTCTCCAAGAGCAACGTCTGCGACGCGACCCTGCAGAACGAGCAGTTGTTGAGGCTGCTGGGGCAGCCCCTGATCAACGACAAGGTCACCCTGCCGGCGCTGACCAGCACGCAGAGCCTGACCCTGGCCGCAGGCCAGACCGGCTCGACCCGGATCAACCCGTTGGCCGTCGGCACCGCCGTGTCAGACCTGGTCAACGAACTGCTGCGGGTGCTGTCAGGCATGCTCAGTTCACCCAAGCAGGGCATGAGCGCCAATGACACGGCCAAGGCATTGGCCGACCGTTACCTGCAGGCGGCCTTCCCCAGCGGCGGGCGTTACAACGTGGACCAGGTGATTCCATTGCTGCGCGATGGCGATCCGTCACGCAACCTCGCACCGCTGGGCAACTGGACCGTTACCAAGGGCGTACCCAAGCCCTGCCTGATTGGCCTGAGCACCTGCTGGGAAGATGGATCGGTCTGGGCCGGTTACCGCGCCACCGTGACCGGCCAGGGCCTGGGCCTGCTCGACGGCCTGCTGGGCTCGCTGGTCGGCGGCCTGCTGATCAACCGCTGCGACAGCCTGCTGGGCAACCTGATCGACTACAACGGCTGCGTGCGCACCAACCTGGCGTCCTACATCCAGACCGCCCCGGCCGGATTCCTGGATGGGCAGAACGGCGGCGGCGTGACCACCCCCGGCAACAACGTCACCTGCAGCGGCCTGCTGTGTGCGCTGCTGAACCCGGTGCTGGCGGCGCTCAAGCCCGTACTCAACAGCGTCGGCACCCTGCTGACCAACACCCTGGCCAGCCTGCTCGGGCTGGAACTGGGCCGCACCGATGTCAGCATGCAGTCGATCCAGTGCAGCTCGGCGCAGCTGGTCTTCTGA
- a CDS encoding tetratricopeptide repeat protein encodes MPVLRPACLLLALVAAAAGCSSTTPKYLRAPSLAEPTPAPQDSRNAYLELIQRMQQQGAWYASLAHVDAFRQRYGDTPALRLLQADALRQTGQIDAALALYRELGNGPQAAAAAHGMGLIAALRDDDQGGEQALARATQLSPLNTDYLGDLGYARLRAGRFEQAREPLAKALELSPGNAKATANLALWALLRGDTATVERLAQQASFSEETRRSVEQQAQQIRARLQQRQAAATAAAAAAARPVASVAANSANAGPRLAAEPRRDGRDERDPPRLPPSMLERFGSTDHPTGNTP; translated from the coding sequence ATGCCTGTCCTGCGCCCTGCCTGCCTGTTGCTTGCCCTGGTTGCCGCTGCTGCCGGCTGCAGCTCCACCACGCCGAAGTACCTGCGTGCGCCGAGCCTGGCCGAGCCGACGCCGGCCCCGCAGGACAGCCGCAACGCCTACCTGGAACTGATCCAGCGGATGCAGCAGCAGGGCGCCTGGTACGCGTCGCTGGCGCACGTGGATGCGTTCCGCCAGCGCTACGGCGATACCCCGGCACTGCGCCTGCTGCAGGCCGACGCACTGCGCCAGACCGGCCAGATCGATGCGGCGCTGGCGCTGTACCGCGAACTCGGCAATGGCCCGCAGGCCGCCGCCGCTGCACACGGCATGGGCCTGATCGCTGCCCTCCGCGACGACGACCAGGGCGGCGAACAGGCGCTGGCACGTGCCACCCAGTTGAGCCCGCTGAACACCGATTACCTCGGCGACCTGGGCTATGCACGGCTTCGTGCCGGCCGCTTCGAACAGGCACGCGAGCCACTGGCCAAGGCGCTGGAACTGTCGCCAGGCAATGCCAAGGCCACCGCCAATCTTGCCCTGTGGGCGCTATTGCGTGGCGACACTGCCACCGTCGAACGGCTGGCCCAGCAGGCCAGCTTCAGCGAGGAGACCCGCCGCAGCGTGGAACAGCAGGCGCAGCAGATCCGCGCGCGGCTGCAGCAACGCCAGGCCGCTGCCACTGCTGCAGCGGCGGCAGCGGCACGGCCAGTTGCTTCGGTAGCTGCCAACTCCGCCAACGCAGGCCCACGCTTGGCCGCCGAACCGCGCCGCGATGGTCGCGACGAACGCGACCCACCACGACTGCCGCCCTCGATGCTGGAACGCTTCGGCTCCACCGACCATCCCACCGGGAACACGCCATGA
- a CDS encoding type II secretion system F family protein, producing the protein MGTGLLLGVLSIVSVLLALAVWLWGTASSREQRQASLQHAEQQLARGTGAAAAPADAARQAPLPAPGRRALPWNGLLQRAGLAPGWKLPLLMLLPGIALSAFAVLRLGTFWMFPLTLLLYLLGCWLWLMRRIGKLQAQLLHQLPDFLDNLVRLTALGNSLQAAFQVASMQTNAPLRGLLDTTVRYARGGMDLDRALNLAAQPYRMDVLKVLAVVMGVSVRIGGRADQILQRMGDFMRDLEQAQQELAATTSETRMSAWVLGLLPPASAVLMAISSPEFFQPVLHDPLGHKILLIALALELTGAFLLYRLAKSL; encoded by the coding sequence ATGGGTACCGGCCTGCTGCTGGGTGTGCTGAGCATCGTGTCGGTGCTGCTGGCGCTGGCGGTGTGGCTGTGGGGGACGGCCAGCAGCCGCGAACAGCGCCAGGCCTCGCTGCAGCATGCCGAGCAGCAGCTGGCGCGCGGCACCGGCGCTGCCGCCGCGCCGGCCGATGCAGCACGGCAGGCGCCGCTGCCTGCGCCGGGTCGCCGCGCCCTGCCCTGGAACGGGCTGCTGCAGCGTGCCGGCCTGGCACCGGGCTGGAAGCTGCCGCTGCTGATGCTGCTGCCGGGCATCGCCCTGTCCGCGTTCGCGGTGTTGCGCCTGGGCACCTTCTGGATGTTCCCGCTGACCCTGCTGCTGTACCTGCTGGGCTGCTGGCTGTGGCTGATGCGCCGTATCGGCAAGCTGCAGGCGCAGCTGCTGCACCAGCTGCCGGACTTCCTCGACAACCTGGTGCGCCTTACCGCGCTCGGCAACAGCCTGCAGGCCGCCTTCCAGGTCGCGTCGATGCAGACCAACGCGCCGCTGCGCGGCCTGCTCGACACCACGGTGCGCTATGCACGTGGCGGCATGGACCTTGACCGTGCGCTCAACCTGGCCGCACAGCCCTACCGCATGGACGTGCTGAAGGTGCTGGCGGTGGTGATGGGCGTCAGCGTGCGCATCGGTGGCCGTGCCGACCAGATCCTGCAGCGCATGGGCGACTTCATGCGTGACCTGGAACAGGCGCAGCAGGAACTGGCCGCAACCACTTCTGAAACCCGCATGTCGGCGTGGGTACTGGGCCTCCTGCCACCGGCCAGCGCAGTGCTGATGGCGATCTCCAGCCCCGAGTTCTTCCAGCCGGTGCTGCACGACCCACTGGGCCACAAGATCCTGCTGATCGCGCTGGCGCTGGAGTTGACCGGCGCCTTCCTGCTGTACCGCCTGGCCAAATCACTATGA
- a CDS encoding alpha/beta fold hydrolase: MSNFVTVNDGARIFYKDWGTGQPVVFAHGWPLSSDAWDPQMLFMGQNGYRVIAHDRRSHGRSSQTWDGNNMDTYADDLAAVLDALDVKDAILVGHSTGGGEVAHYIGRHGSKRVAKVVLVGAVPPLMLKTEGNPAGTPLEVFDGIRKGTGGDRSQFFKDLATPFFGANRDGNSVTEGMRDSFWLQGMLGGVKGQYDCIHEFSEVDYTDDLKKIDVPALVVHGDDDQIVPFDASAKLSSQIIRNAELKVYAGAPHGLTLTHADQFNADLLAFARR; encoded by the coding sequence ATGAGCAATTTCGTGACCGTCAATGATGGCGCCCGCATCTTCTACAAGGACTGGGGCACCGGCCAGCCTGTCGTATTCGCCCATGGCTGGCCGCTGTCGTCCGATGCCTGGGACCCGCAGATGCTGTTCATGGGCCAGAACGGCTACCGCGTGATCGCCCATGATCGCCGCAGCCATGGCCGCTCCAGCCAGACCTGGGACGGCAACAACATGGACACCTACGCCGATGACCTGGCTGCCGTTCTGGATGCGCTGGACGTGAAGGACGCTATCCTGGTCGGCCATTCCACCGGCGGTGGCGAAGTGGCGCACTACATCGGCCGCCATGGCAGCAAGCGCGTGGCCAAGGTGGTGCTGGTCGGCGCGGTGCCGCCGCTGATGCTGAAGACCGAAGGCAATCCGGCCGGTACCCCGCTGGAAGTGTTCGACGGCATCCGCAAGGGCACCGGTGGCGATCGTTCGCAGTTCTTCAAGGATCTGGCCACGCCGTTCTTCGGCGCCAATCGTGATGGCAACAGCGTCACCGAAGGCATGCGTGATTCGTTCTGGCTGCAGGGCATGCTGGGCGGCGTGAAAGGCCAGTACGACTGCATCCACGAATTCTCGGAGGTGGACTACACCGACGACCTGAAGAAGATCGACGTGCCGGCTCTGGTGGTGCATGGCGATGACGACCAGATCGTGCCCTTCGATGCTTCGGCCAAGCTGTCCTCGCAGATCATCCGCAACGCAGAACTGAAGGTGTACGCCGGTGCACCGCACGGCCTCACCCTGACCCATGCCGATCAGTTCAACGCCGACCTGCTGGCATTCGCACGCAGATGA
- a CDS encoding type II secretion system F family protein, which translates to MSASIWFVAALLVLAAGVALLGLGSWVRSHREDRSEATLKTALRPRESEDTAADARKDSLGWLEQFGRGLSGGRLEAALLAGEDRLLLDLAGWNTRRGTAIYLGLRLLLAVLVLGIALTLSDATGLSRIMVVIGALAAGLLLPKFALSAWVKRRRRAVNNELPLLIDLLRLLQGVGYSMDQSLQTLGDKLRDALPVLGGEIQEANVSYTHGRTRAQSLRRLSDVYGDDDLSSLVQLILQVHAHGGAVQEPLRQFSVRLREQRRNALKEKVGKLSVKMTVVMMLTLLPALMLVLAGPALVALATTLSKMG; encoded by the coding sequence ATGAGCGCCAGCATCTGGTTCGTGGCTGCCCTGCTGGTGTTGGCCGCCGGCGTGGCCCTGCTGGGGCTTGGCAGCTGGGTGCGCAGCCATCGCGAGGACCGCAGCGAGGCCACGTTGAAGACAGCGCTGCGTCCGCGCGAAAGCGAAGACACAGCGGCCGACGCACGCAAGGACTCACTCGGCTGGCTGGAGCAGTTCGGCCGCGGACTGAGCGGCGGACGCCTGGAAGCGGCGCTGCTGGCCGGTGAGGATCGCCTGCTGCTGGACCTGGCCGGCTGGAACACCCGCCGCGGCACCGCCATCTACCTCGGCCTGCGGCTGCTGCTGGCGGTTCTGGTACTGGGTATTGCGCTGACGCTGAGTGACGCCACGGGGTTGTCGAGGATCATGGTGGTGATCGGCGCGCTGGCTGCTGGCCTGCTGCTGCCGAAGTTCGCGCTCAGTGCATGGGTCAAGCGGCGGCGACGCGCAGTGAACAATGAACTGCCGCTGTTGATCGACCTGCTGCGCCTGCTGCAGGGCGTGGGCTACAGCATGGATCAGAGCCTGCAGACACTGGGCGACAAGCTGCGCGACGCACTGCCGGTGCTGGGTGGGGAAATCCAGGAAGCGAATGTGTCCTACACCCATGGGCGCACGCGCGCGCAGTCGCTGCGCCGGCTGAGCGATGTGTACGGCGATGACGATCTGTCCAGCCTTGTGCAGTTGATCCTGCAGGTGCACGCCCACGGCGGTGCCGTGCAGGAACCGCTGCGCCAGTTCAGCGTCCGCCTGCGCGAGCAGCGCCGCAACGCGCTGAAGGAAAAGGTCGGCAAGCTCTCGGTGAAGATGACCGTGGTGATGATGCTGACCCTGCTGCCGGCACTGATGCTGGTGCTGGCCGGACCGGCGCTGGTCGCGCTGGCCACTACCTTGTCGAAAATGGGATGA